The Microbacter sp. GSS18 genome has a segment encoding these proteins:
- a CDS encoding carbohydrate ABC transporter permease, with amino-acid sequence MTDTVVRSRRGMSRRTVLFVWNTLLAITVGLAFLIPLWWSFINSLRPGAETFSYLNPLQWQTFFTATPTLENYLALLDSDLGRAILNSLFVSVVTVIVGLGVCATAAYGLSAFKFRGQGVLFSVVILSFLIPFDAIAIPLADMFRDWNLQNTFIGLILPGIGNGMAIFLLRTFFLAIPEELVEAARLDGLGWWGVFTRIYLPLSRPALIGAGLMLFLFQWQAYVWPLLMGTDDEHILGPVALSNLQGQFQVDYGVLFAASMVLVLIPLAIILGFQRYFIQSVSTTGLK; translated from the coding sequence TCGTCTGGAACACCCTGCTCGCGATCACCGTCGGCCTCGCGTTCCTCATTCCGCTGTGGTGGTCCTTCATCAACTCGCTGCGCCCCGGCGCGGAGACCTTCAGCTACCTCAACCCGCTGCAGTGGCAGACCTTCTTCACCGCCACGCCCACGCTCGAGAACTATCTGGCGCTCCTCGACAGCGACCTCGGCCGAGCCATCCTGAACTCGCTGTTCGTGAGTGTGGTGACCGTCATCGTCGGACTCGGAGTGTGTGCCACCGCCGCGTACGGTCTGTCCGCGTTCAAGTTCCGCGGCCAGGGTGTGCTGTTCTCCGTCGTGATCTTGTCGTTCCTGATTCCGTTCGACGCGATCGCGATCCCCCTCGCGGACATGTTCCGAGACTGGAACCTGCAGAACACGTTCATCGGCCTGATCCTGCCCGGCATCGGCAACGGGATGGCGATCTTCCTGCTCCGCACGTTCTTCCTCGCGATCCCGGAGGAGCTCGTCGAAGCGGCGCGCCTGGATGGGCTCGGATGGTGGGGTGTCTTCACCCGCATCTACCTCCCGCTGTCCCGCCCCGCGCTGATCGGCGCCGGCCTGATGCTGTTCCTGTTCCAGTGGCAGGCCTACGTGTGGCCGCTGCTGATGGGAACCGACGACGAGCACATCCTCGGCCCCGTCGCGCTGTCGAACCTGCAGGGACAGTTCCAGGTCGACTACGGCGTGCTCTTCGCCGCATCGATGGTCCTCGTCCTCATCCCGCTGGCGATCATCCTCGGATTCCAGCGCTACTTCATCCAGTCCGTCAGCACCACCGGTCTCAAGTAG